The sequence CTTTATTGGTTTACTTATAAATTAATTAAATTACTGTAATTGAATTTATAAACTCAATATTGCTATCCATTTTACTATTAATTTTTAAAAATTCAATAAGATAATTATATTGACATAGGAAGTATTAATAACTATAATTACTTACAATTAATAAGTGTATATAAAAAAGTAACCTAATCAAAATATATTGGATCGTTAAATATAATGGCAAACTGTCAACTAAAGAGGAGGAATCATCAATGGAGAAGAAGTTTTTTAAAAATCCAGTCACATACGTTGGGGAAGTTCAGTTACATGTTACAAGATTGAAAGAATCCCTTTCGTTTTATCAGGATATTATTGGCTTTTCTGTCCTTGAAAAATCAAACCGAAAAGTAGTGCTAACAGCAGATGGGATAACGCCTTTACTTACCATTGAACAACCCGAGAATATGGTAAGTAAGCAAATGGGAAGAACGGGGTTGTATCATTTTGCTATCTTATTACCAAGTCGGAAGGATTTAGCATCTTTTCTAAAACACTGTGTCCAATATAATATTCCATTCGGTTCTGCTGACCATGCTGTTAGTGAAGCCTTATATTTATCTGATCCGGATGGAAATGGCATCGAAGTATATCATGATCGACCTTCAACAGAGTGGAACTGGGTTCATGATCAAGTAACCATGGTAACAGAATCATTAGATATAAATGGAATACTAGCCGAAACAAGTGATCATTGGACAAAGCTTCCAAAGGAAACAATTATAGGGCATATCCATTTACATGTAGCCAATTTGCAGGAAGCAAAAAAGTTTTATGTAGATGGTCTCGGCTTATCGATTGTATCCCAATATCCCGGAGCACTCTTTATGGCAGCTGGAAATTATCATCACCATATTGCAATTAATAGTTGGAATGGAGAAGGAATTTCAGCACCAGATCAACATAGTGCAGGCTTGGGGTGGTTTAGCTTCATTATGCCAGATAATCAAGCCATTGAGACAGCAAAGAAATGCTTAGTAGAACTTAAAGTACCAATTAACAGTAGAGATGATTATCTCGAAGTGGCAGATCCTTCAGGTAACACGATTCATCTGAAAACAGAATAGTTAAGTAGAACATTTGCACTTAATTTTTTGCAAATGTTTTTTATTATTTAGGAAAATATATTCGTTTCTGTGTTAACTTTTTTGAAAATTAGCGTCGTCTAGCTTAAGTGTTTCAAGCGATTTGCTTCCCTATGTTGTTTTAATTCCTCCTCTGGCAGCAACGGCTTCCCCGTCGGATTTCCAGTGCTTGCCAAGCTGGTTAAAACGCTTTTATATTCTATTTCATGAAGAAGAACAAGTTTTTATTAGGTTTCTTGAGCTTCTTTCGTTTTTTATCTAAAAAGTTATTTGGATGAGGAGATACAGTTTTACTCCATTTGAATAAATGTAAATAAAATTTTAACAAATATGTTTACATTTTTTGATACTTTCTTTAATGTTAACACGTACTATAAATATATTTTTTAAAATTGGGTATATCAAAAGAACAAGTTTCTAATTTGTAGAGTGTACTTTCAATAATAGTTAGGGAAACGAAGAATAGGGCATAGTATGGAGTATTGTTTATGCAATTACATATATTTCGTTGATGATAATATCCGGTTTTTAACAAAATAATAATCAAAAGGGAGATGAATCATGGCATATTTACTATTAATTTTCGGTTTTGCCTTATTAATTAAAGGAGCAGATTTCTTTGTTGACGGTTCTTCCAATATTGCCAGATTGTTAAGAATTCCCCCTATATTAATTGGGTTAACGATTGTAGCATTTGGTACTAGTTCTCCGGAAGCTACAGTAAGTATTATTGCTGCTATGCAAGGCACAGCCGATGTTTCGATTGGTAATGTTGTTGGTAGTAATATTTTTAATTTAACCCTTGTTGTAGGGCTAGCTACAATTTTATTTCCAATTAAAGTGCAAAATGAAACGATTCGTAAAGAAATTCCATTTACATTGCTGGCGAGTATTGCTTTGCTTGTTCTAATTAGTGATACGTTTTTAGAGGAATTTAACATAAATTACATATCTCGAAGTGATGGGTTAATCTTTTTACTGTTTTTCTCCGTTTTCATGTACTATGTTATCGAGGTAGCTTTAAAAAGCAGACAAGTCTCGGTGAAAGAAGATGTTCCAAGTGATATTCAATGGGGAAAAAATATTTTTATCACAGTACTTGGACTAGCCGGTATTATCATTGGCGGACAAATGGTAGTTGATAATGGAAAAGAAATTGCCTATGCTTGGGGAATGAGTGAGGCACTTGTAGGCTTGACGATCATTGCGATTGGAACCTCCCTTCCAGAGTTAGTTACATCGATTGCTGCTGCTTTGAAGAAGGAAAGTGAAATCGCATTGGGAAATATTGTAGGGAGTAATATCTTTAATATATTATTTGTTTTGGGAGTTTCTGCGGTAATAAGTCCGCTTCAGGTAAATAGCAAAGTTATCACGGATATTATTTTGATGATTGTGCTAACAGTCTTATTGCTTATCTTTTCACGAACTAACTACAAAGTTGGAAAAGCGGAAGGCTTCATCCTTGTTATAGGTTATATTTTGTATTTAACTTATATTATTATTCGAAATTAAAAAAGTGGAGCGTTGTTTTAAGCAACTCTAGATATACGGAGAAATTTCAAATATGTTATTATACAATACAAACTGCATAAGAATTAGCAATCAGCAATAAGACGCTTGGGGGTTTCTTTCCAAGCGTCTTTCATCATGCGGTTATTTGTATTTAACTTTGTTTCCTAATGTAATGTATGGAAACTTCATATGTTCCTCATTTTTTAAAAAGAATAAAACTTATTTACCATTAAAACATCGGTTAGTATACCTTTTTCCACTGTTTTTTGTAATTGCCAATGATTTTTCAGGATGGATACCTTTTTATCCCGAATATAGCTGGTAGTTAGACTTGTTCTTCCATGCTACGAAGTGAAAAGAAAAGTGTGAGACCTAACTGTAAATGAAATATCCGATTCTGTTCAGAGGATTAGGTCCCCCCTTGCGGTACTAACAACGGTGTGGGGGATAAAAAACTTTATTTCCTATAAGGAGCCGTAAAAATGAATGTCGAACGCCAAGAGGGTCGGGTGTAGTGCGTTTGTCAATTCCTTAATGCTCACTTTATTCCGCTTACCATTGACAATCTAAAATAAAAAGGAATAATGAACCAAAATGTATGGTACTTATTCCTACCCACTACTTAAACATTAAAGTAAATATATCTTTTAAAAAAAGTGAAACGAAATTGAACACGCCATAAAAAAATAAATACATGATCAGGAATACGAATGCATCCTTTTTACTAAAAGAAAAAGAGATCTCGTATTGATCCATATTACCACCTCGTCTTATTTAAGATACACCAGATTCTTATATCCTTACAAGCATTCTTTATGGCTTATTTTTTTCTGACTTTTAGAGTTGTATGATACACAGAAGTCTAAGTGGGAACGACATCTAAATTCCCGATTCGCTAAACTAACAATCAGTAGGAGATGGAGGAAAACTCCTACTGAATGAAGATTCACGTTATGATTGTAGTAAAATGAATCACCTTTTTCCATCTATACGATCACAG is a genomic window of Virgibacillus proomii containing:
- a CDS encoding VOC family protein, whose protein sequence is MEKKFFKNPVTYVGEVQLHVTRLKESLSFYQDIIGFSVLEKSNRKVVLTADGITPLLTIEQPENMVSKQMGRTGLYHFAILLPSRKDLASFLKHCVQYNIPFGSADHAVSEALYLSDPDGNGIEVYHDRPSTEWNWVHDQVTMVTESLDINGILAETSDHWTKLPKETIIGHIHLHVANLQEAKKFYVDGLGLSIVSQYPGALFMAAGNYHHHIAINSWNGEGISAPDQHSAGLGWFSFIMPDNQAIETAKKCLVELKVPINSRDDYLEVADPSGNTIHLKTE
- a CDS encoding calcium/sodium antiporter, giving the protein MAYLLLIFGFALLIKGADFFVDGSSNIARLLRIPPILIGLTIVAFGTSSPEATVSIIAAMQGTADVSIGNVVGSNIFNLTLVVGLATILFPIKVQNETIRKEIPFTLLASIALLVLISDTFLEEFNINYISRSDGLIFLLFFSVFMYYVIEVALKSRQVSVKEDVPSDIQWGKNIFITVLGLAGIIIGGQMVVDNGKEIAYAWGMSEALVGLTIIAIGTSLPELVTSIAAALKKESEIALGNIVGSNIFNILFVLGVSAVISPLQVNSKVITDIILMIVLTVLLLIFSRTNYKVGKAEGFILVIGYILYLTYIIIRN